One stretch of Zingiber officinale cultivar Zhangliang chromosome 6B, Zo_v1.1, whole genome shotgun sequence DNA includes these proteins:
- the LOC121988983 gene encoding PRA1 family protein B2-like produces MMSSTPAPPILPISHPIAGDADAAPISSPSFSVFLSHLSDSLRRSLSELRPWSELADRSAFSRPDSLADASSRLRKNLTYFRINYAAIVAAVVAVSLATSPFSLIVLLALLTVWCLLYLFRPSDPPLVLFGRAISDRETLGGLAILSVLVVFLTSVGSIVVSAIMAGSALVVAHGAFRIPEDLFLDEKEPDGSSGFLSFLGGARPTTTTASSDPAIIAARV; encoded by the coding sequence ATGATGTCCTCCACCCCCGCCCCGCCTATCCTCCCCATCTCCCACCCGATCGCCGGTGACGCCGACGCTGCTCCGATCTCCAGCCCCTCTTTCAGCGTCTTCCTTTCCCACCTCTCCGACTCCCTCCGCCGCTCCCTCTCCGAGCTCCGCCCTTGGTCGGAACTCGCTGACCGCTCCGCCTTCTCCCGCCCCGACTCCCTCGCCGACGCCTCCTCTCGCCTCCGCAAGAACCTCACCTATTTCCGCATCAACTACGCCGCTATTGTCGCTGCCGTCGTCGCCGTTTCCCTCGCCACCAGCCCCTTCTCCCTCATCGTCCTCCTCGCCCTCCTCACCGTCTGGTGCCTCCTGTATCTCTTCCGACCTTCCGATCCGCCCCTCGTCCTCTTCGGTCGGGCCATCTCCGACCGCGAGACCCTCGGCGGCCTCGCCATACTCTCCGTCCTCGTCGTCTTCCTCACCTCCGTTGGATCCATCGTCGTCTCCGCCATCATGGCAGGCTCCGCCCTCGTCGTCGCCCACGGGGCCTTCCGAATCCCGGAGGATTTGTTCCTAGATGAGAAGGAGCCCGACGGGTCCTCGGGATTCTTGTCCTTCCTTGGCGGTGCTAGACCGACCACGACCACAGCCTCGTCCGACCCAGCCATCATCGCGGCCCGCGTTTGA